In Plodia interpunctella isolate USDA-ARS_2022_Savannah chromosome 19, ilPloInte3.2, whole genome shotgun sequence, a genomic segment contains:
- the LOC128678044 gene encoding uncharacterized protein LOC128678044: MIMDHNNLQTCKLISFNCKSVKRSFEAVQSLCEICDIIVLQETWLYDYDIPLLSSIHENFEYTGKSSMDLSTGPLRGRPYGGLAILWRSGVFDSVSVIECNSDRLSAIKVTLADRQILVINVYMPTDEIPNLIEFTQCLSEMSAIVESCDVESVYMLGDFNAHPGESFYSELLNFCAMEQWTCADIERLNSVPNTFTFISDVTGSKRWLDHCVVTEQARDTIADISIMYDVLWSDHFPMIIECNFSVIKPKFVTPYSLHNKAIWGERNIEQIREYYHLCNDSLKDVDYPHELGLCNNRNCNIFEHRVVLDVMYESIVKILTKAAEETHVDCQHIKHKAQMLGWNRHVREAHGLARSKYQIWLWHNQPLTGPIFNDMRATRKIFKSKLKWCQKHQEQIKLDIIAEHRKNKNFKKFWKSTNKLDIRPSLPVTVGDANEPSTIADMFVRHFQVQSPLGLSSKVVDNGTCCDSDQIRFSAKQVDDVIKKMTRGKSPGHDGLSIEHLQHAGLHLNRVLAMFFSLCFGHSYLPDSLIKTIVVPVIKNKTGDVTDKNNYRPISLATIIAKVLDSLMDIELESYLNLHDAQFGFRSNLSTESAILVLKNTAHYYTQRHTPIYACFLDFSRAFDLVSYDILWEKLRERNIPAELLGIFQYWYQNQSNNVRWANQLSVSYGLNCGVRQGGITSPKLFNLYINDLIVGLSNRHIGCRIDDISINNISYADDMVLLSPTVRALRELLGLCEQYARQHGLLYNINKSEFMVFKAAGGRCPVSVPDIKLNGQCLKRVYSFKYLGHIVDDRLRDQADIERERRALAVRCNMLARRFARCSQQVKASLFKAYCQVFYTCSLWANYTQRAISDLRVQYNNGFRMMFGLSRRCSASDMFAQAHTDDFFAIMRKRAASMLKRVRSSTNTILKTISNRYDSPLLMSWVKLCITGRQIVAK; encoded by the coding sequence ATGATAATGGACCACAACAACCTACAAACCTGTAAATTAATAAGCTTTAATTGCAAATCAGTAAAACGGTCATTTGAAGCTGTGCAATCATTATGTGAGATATGCGACATTATAGTCCTGCAGGAGACATGGCTGTATGACTATGACATCCCTTTACTGAGCAGTATCCATGAGAATTTTGAGTATACAGGAAAATCATCTATGGATTTGTCAACTGGCCCACTAAGAGGTCGACCCTACGGTGGTTTAGCTATCCTGTGGAGGAGCGGAGTGTTTGATTCAGTTTCAGTGATAGAATGTAATAGCGACCGTCTCTCGGCAATCAAGGTAACGCTGGCAGACCGGCAAATTCTAGTTATTAATGTGTACATGCCGACAGATGAGATTCCAAACTTAATTGAGTTTACTCAATGTCTTAGTGAAATGAGTGCAATTGTTGAGTCTTGTGATGTGGAAAGTGTCTATATGCTGGGAGACTTTAATGCCCACCCCGGTGAGTCTTTTTATTCAgaacttttaaacttttgtgCTATGGAACAGTGGACTTGTGCAGACATAGAAAGGCTTAATTCAGTCCCcaatacttttacatttataagtGATGTGACTGGTTCTAAGCGCTGGCTTGACCATTGTGTGGTTACAGAACAGGCTCGTGATACAATAGCTGatataagtattatgtatGATGTTTTATGGTCTGATCATTTCCCAATGATTATAGAATGTAATTTTAGTGTCATTAAACCTAAGTTTGTAACCCCTTattcattacataataaagCTATCTGGGGTGAAAGAAATATTGAGCAAATTAGAGAGTACTATCACCTATGTAACGATTCACTCAAGGATGTTGACTATCCCCATGAACTTGGCCTTTGTAATAAcagaaattgtaatatttttgagcATAGAGTTGTACTAGATGTCATGTATGAAAgtattgtcaaaattttaactaagGCTGCTGAAGAGACTCATGTGGATTGTCAACATATAAAGCATAAAGCCCAAATGTTGGGCTGGAACAGACATGTTAGGGAGGCACACGGGTTGGCTAGGTCTAAGTATCAGATTTGGCTTTGGCATAATCAGCCTTTGACAGGTCctatatttaatgatatgCGTGCTACACGTAAGATATTTAAGAGCAAACTAAAGTGGTGCCAAAAGCACCAAGAACAAATTAAGCTGGATATTATTGCTGAacatcgtaaaaataaaaatttcaaaaagttttggaaatctacaaataaacttgataTTAGACCCAGTCTTCCCGTGACTGTGGGTGATGCCAACGAGCCTAGTACTATCGCCGATATGTTTGTCCGGCACTTCCAAGTCCAGTCACCACTTGGTTTGTCTAGCAAGGTGGTTGATAATGGGACCTGTTGTGACTCTGATCAAATTCGTTTTTCAGCTAAACAGGTAGATgatgtcattaaaaaaatgactcGGGGAAAGTCCCCTGGTCATGATGGGCTCTCCATAGAACACTTGCAGCATGCTGGCCTTCACCTCAATAGAGTATTGGCTATGTTTTTCTCCTTGTGTTTTGGTCATTCTTACCTGCCCGACAGCCTCATTAAAACTATTGTGGTACcagtcattaaaaataaaactgggGATGTaactgacaaaaataattaccggCCCATTTCGTTAGCAACAATTATTGCAAAGGTATTGGATAGTTTGATGGATATTGAATTGGAAAGCTACTTGAACTTACATGATGCCCAGTTTGGTTTTCGTTCTAATCTGTCCACTGAGAGTGCTATCCTGGTACTGAAGAATACTGCACACTATTATACACAGCGACATACACCTATCTATGCTTGTTTTCTAGACTTCTCACGAGCATTTGACCTTGTGTCTTATGACATTCTCTGGGAGAAGCTCAGGGAAAGAAATATCCCTGCGGAGTTGTTGGGTATTTTTCAGTATTGGTATCAGAACCAATCTAACAATGTCAGATGGGCCAACCAGCTATCTGTGTCCTATGGTCTGAATTGTGGGGTCAGGCAGGGGGGAATCACCTCACCCAAGTTGTTCAACCTCTATATTAATGACCTGATAGTTGGACTCAGCAACAGACATATCGGTTGCAGAATTGATGATATCAGTATTAACAATATCAGCTATGCTGATGATATGGTTTTGCTTAGTCCAACTGTCAGGGCGCTACGGGAACTGCTTGGTTTATGTGAGCAATATGCACGGCAGCACGGTttgctatataatattaataaaagcgAGTTTATGGTCTTTAAGGCGGCCGGCGGTAGGTGCCCAGTCTCTGTGCCTGATATCAAGTTGAACGGACAATGCCTAAAACGGGTGTACTCGTTTAAGTACTTAGGGCATATTGTCGACGACCGTCTTAGGGATCAAGCCGACATTGAAAGGGAGCGCAGGGCGCTGGCGGTCCGGTGTAATATGTTGGCACGTAGGTTTGCACGATGTAGCCAGCAGGTTAAAGCGTCATTGTTTAAAGCTTACTGTCAGGTGTTTTACACGTGCAGCCTATGGGCTAACTATACGCAGCGGGCCATTAGCGACCTGCGAGTCCAATACAATAATGGCTTTAGGATGATGTTTGGGCTGTCTCGCAGGTGTAGTGCATCAGATATGTTTGCTCAGGCGCATACTGATGATTTCTTTGCAATCATGAGAAAAAGAGCTGCCTCTATGCTCAAGAGAGTTCGCAGCAGTA